The genomic interval gaaacaacaacgaagcacacgaggaacgcgccgagctattcacccccctctagctacattttcggtcccaacagggtTCATCGTCCTCATCAGGTTATAGTTTTCGTTCAGAGCGGGCGGCCGCTTGAAGGACACCCTCGCTCGCCGTCCAATAACCTAGCCACTTATCCAccactccgaacaaaaactataacttgATGGGGATGATGAatcaaaaaaaaatcacaatcaTTACAATTATTTATGATCAaatcatgatcataatttaacCGTAAATATGAATAGTATATTTTtggatcattaaaaaaaaaaaaaaaaatccaaaacatcTACTCGTCTTGCCACCCCGGGGCAAAACAGTCTATTGTAAATACTTTTATCTATTGGTTAGCGTATTCGTTGATTATTTCGTTACCATTTACTTTACAAGGGCACGTATAATAAATATCCATCAATCTTTCTCCTCCTTTCGCCTCCTCCATCATCGACGACGATCCCACCCAAACCCCAACGCCATGCCTCCCAGGAGGCGCGTCGTCAAAACCGCCCCCAAAACCACCCCCAAATCCCGAACCAAAACCGTCGCCGCCTCCGAGAGTCCCACCACACCCTCCGCCGATGCCCCCGCACTCGCCACCCCGCCTCCCTCCGCCATCGCCTCCGAAACACCTGTCTCCGAGCTCATCCAGCCTACCCCGGACCCCCCTGCCCCCGATGCCTCCGTCCTCCAGTCCCCCGAAACCCCCGCTGCCGCTGTCGAGGCCGTAGCGGAACCTTCGGGAACTTCAGCCGACGCCAACCCTTCGATCGCCGTCGCGGAACCCCAGGCGTCGGTGTCGGAGGATCCCGTTGAGGCACCTCCGAGGGAGTCTGCGGAGGCATCTGGATCTGGCAAGAAGGCAGCTGTCCGGGTGAGGAAGGTTATCAAGAAGAAAATTATTAAGAAAATCGTCCCAAAGGTGGTTTCTTTAGCGAAGAAGGATTCGGCTTCGTCGCAATCGCCGACAGAAACGGCCGACAAAGAAACCCTAGTTACTGAAATCGGGCCTGGTAACCCTACTTCTGATGTTGCGGCAGGAGATGCCATGCTGGCCGAGAATAATGATCTAGGTAGGGAGAACGATTCTCAGAGGGAACGTAGTGACGAGAAAAAAGATGTTCATGCGGATCAGGACGCGAAGGATGATTTTGCGGAGCAGCAGGATAAGGAGAATGGTGCTCAAAGGAAGCAGGATAAGAAGGAAGGTCACAATGAAGCAGTAGCGGCTGCTGAGGATGAGATGGCTGGGATGCCCAAACAGCAGGATAAGGAAAATGACGCTCAAAGTAAGCAGGATAAGGAGCAAGATTACTATGAGGCAGTGGTGTCGGCCAGGGATGAGATGGCTGGGATGTCAGATCAGCAGGATAAGGAGAATGATGCCCAAATGAAGCAGGATAAGGAGGAAGGTCACATTGAGGCAGTGATGGCTTCTGCGGACGAGGTGGCTGGAACGTCTGATCGAAAGAACAGGAGAAAAACTGAGATTTTTATTGGGGGGTTGAGTAGGATTGCGAAGGAGGAGGATTTGAGGGAGGTCTTCGGGAAGGTGGGAGAAATTATGGAAGTAAGAATGATGATGGATGGTCAAACAGGGAAGAACAAGGGGTATGCTTTTTTGAGGTATAAGGATCCTGCACAAGCTAAAAAGGCTGTCTCTGAATTTCCTAAAGTCGAGGTAATTTCATTCTGAGCCCTGACATTATAATTGTATGCTATAATACTTCCAGATGAATAGATAGCAAAGAAAGATAGAGATGTATATTGACATAAATATCATCCCTAAAATGCAGGCTAAGGATTTAAGGAGGTATTTCTTTTTCTTCATGAGAATGAAAGACATAGgttatttgtttgttttgttcatATTAACAGTTCAATTGATATATTCCAGAATTTACAGAATGGAACATTAGCTGAGAAACGAAAAGTTGATCCTGGTTGCTGTATATATTACTCTCATGCTCCTTCAAATAGTGCACAATCTAGTATATGCAGGAAATCATAGAAACTCATTGTTCACTATATTTGTAGGGATTCAAAACAGTTT from Zingiber officinale cultivar Zhangliang chromosome 6B, Zo_v1.1, whole genome shotgun sequence carries:
- the LOC121991771 gene encoding protein gar2-like isoform X1, translated to MPPRRRVVKTAPKTTPKSRTKTVAASESPTTPSADAPALATPPPSAIASETPVSELIQPTPDPPAPDASVLQSPETPAAAVEAVAEPSGTSADANPSIAVAEPQASVSEDPVEAPPRESAEASGSGKKAAVRVRKVIKKKIIKKIVPKVVSLAKKDSASSQSPTETADKETLVTEIGPGNPTSDVAAGDAMLAENNDLGRENDSQRERSDEKKDVHADQDAKDDFAEQQDKENGAQRKQDKKEGHNEAVAAAEDEMAGMPKQQDKENDAQSKQDKEQDYYEAVVSARDEMAGMSDQQDKENDAQMKQDKEEGHIEAVMASADEVAGTSDRKNRRKTEIFIGGLSRIAKEEDLREVFGKVGEIMEVRMMMDGQTGKNKGYAFLRYKDPAQAKKAVSEFPKVEICGKLCGAAALEGNDTIYLGNIDKNWKKEDVLKVLQDIGIENIDTVTVMPDPRNADANRGFVFLELETNRDAHIAYKKLQKKDIFGKGRNISVSWAEPLNDPDDEKLQKVKSVYVEGIPSSWNETKLMEFFGKFGEIERVVHSRNIHSAKRKDFAFVNFTAREAALSCIELFKEDVTENGFKVPIKVSLAKPVQKSKQTKGPSKSTSTNKEKTLPLQREVKTIASSHKRNFFRADNNITGGDRRTSTSNELLQVLREQAHWEHGQGGYGRGHMVQDYPHMTGGKRPFSSLGEDASYSDTRGYPHPRLNRSLPVSSLSHGTYPSGAGPSLPYYPHTHTSYFSAGSHAVPEFRQNFQNQGAPPSGSSMYSRYRYG
- the LOC121991771 gene encoding protein gar2-like isoform X2, whose product is MPPRRRVVKTAPKTTPKSRTKTVAASESPTTPSADAPALATPPPSAIASETPVSELIQPTPDPPAPDASVLQSPETPAAAVEAVAEPSGTSADANPSIAVAEPQASVSEDPVEAPPRESAEASGSGKKAAVRVRKVIKKKIIKKIVPKVVSLAKKDSASSQSPTETADKETLVTEIGPGNPTSDVAAGDAMLAENNDLGRENDSQRERSDEKKDVHADQDAKDDFAEQQDKENGAQRKQDKKEGHNEAVAAAEDEMAGMPKQQDKENDAQSKQDKEQDYYEAVVSARDEMAGMSDQQDKENDAQMKQDKEEGHIEAVMASADEVAGTSDRKNRRKTEIFIGGLSRIAKEEDLREVFGKVGEIMEVRMMMDGQTGKNKGYAFLRYKDPAQAKKAVSEFPKVEICGKLCGAAALEGNDTIYLGNIDKNWKKEDVLKVLQDIGIENIDTVTVMPDPRNADANRGFVFLELETNRDAHIAYKKLQKKDIFGKGRNISVSWAEPLNDPDDEKLQKVKSVYVEGIPSSWNETKLMEFFGKFGEIERVVHSRNIHSAKRKDFAFVNFTAREAALSCIELFKEDVTENGFKVPIKVSLAKPVQKSKQTKGPSKSTSTNKEKTLPLQREVKTIASSHKRNFFRADNNITGGDRRTSTSNELLQVLREQAHWEHGQGGYGRGHMVQDYPHMTGGKRPFSSLGEDASYSDTRGYPHPRLNRSLPVSSLSHGTYPSGAGPSLPYYPHTHTSYFSGSHAVPEFRQNFQNQGAPPSGSSMYSRYRYG